ACTTTCACCCCCTCCGAAAATTCATTTGCCAACTCATAGCCATGCGGATGCGTAATCGTCAAATCCACATCTGCGACTTTCATCCATTCCGTAAAAGAATTGGCAACGGCTTGTGGCAAGGCTCTTGGATGTGGAGCCCAAGTCAAAACCACCTTGGGTTTGGCGGTCGTTTTGTGTTCTTCAATGGTGATTAAATCTGCAAAAGATTGCAGTGGGTGACGAGTTGCAGACTCCAAACTCACAATCGGCACACCTGCATATTTCTGAAACTGTGATTGCACAAAATCTTGGTAATCCTTCGTTTTGTCTTCAAAAGTCGCAAAAGAACGAATCCCGATAATGTCGCAATATCCTCCAATCACTGCTGCTGCATCTTTGATGTGTTCTGCCTTGTCACCGTCCATAATCACCCCATCCTCCGTCTCGATTTTCCAAGCATCTTCGTTGATATTCAAAACAATGGCATTCAATCCCAAATTCTGCGCTGCCTTTTGGGTACTCAATCGGGTTCGCAAACTGGAGTTGAAAAATATCAAACCGAGTGTGCGCCCAAATCCCAAATTGGTGTCAGCAAAAGGGCTTCGCTTGACTTCAAAGGCCGTTTGAAGTAAGTTTTGAAGGTTGGGAACGTCTTTTATTGAAGTGAAATGGTTCATGGTTTTTATTGTTGATTTTGATGCTTGATTGATGTTTTTTGATTCCTATAAGACTCCCGTAGTTTTGTAAACTACTGTAGTCAAAATCCAAGAGAAAAAACTCCGTGTCACTGTGTCTCTGTGTTCAATTCACGAAAGAAGTTTCCAAGACTTTCGATAGAATCCCCACAAAAATATCTGCCACTCGCTCCGTAATGGTCAAAGGCGGCAACAAACGAATCACATTTGGATTGGAGGCAGAACCTGTAAACAACTTTTCCTCAAATAACAATTGCTTACGCAAATCGCCAACAGGATAATCGAACTCCAAACCAATCATCAAACCTCTTCCTCTCACCTCTTTTATTCCTTCAATTTCCTTCAATTGCACCATCAAATATTCCCCAGTTTTTGCCGCATTTTCCACCAAATTTTCCTGCTTCAACACATCTAAAACTGCAATCCCTGCGGCACAAGCCAAGTGATTGCCGCCAAAAGTAGTGCCGAGCAAACCATATTTGGCTTCAAATTTTGGGTGAATCAAAACTCCTCCAATCGGAAAACCGTTGCCCATTCCCTTTGCAATCGTTATCAAATCAGGCTGAATGTCAGCATATTGATACGCAAAGAATTTGCCGCTTCGACCATAACCCGACTGAATTTCATCCAAAATCAAGACCACATCGTGCATTTTACAGAGGCGAGATAAGCCCACCAAAAAATCAAGTTTTGGGACTTGAATCCCTCCAATTCCTTGAATCCCTTCAATAATCACCGCACACACATCGCCCTCCAACAGACTATCTGCAACAGTGTCCAAATTGCCCCATTCATGGAGTTCTGCTTCAAAGGTTTTGTTGATAGGAGCTTTGATTTTGGGGTTGTCGGTAATATTGACCGCCGCTGAAGTTCGCCCATGAAAGGCTTTTTCAAAGGCAATGATTTTGGTTTTGCCTGTTTGAAAAGAAGCCAATTTTAAGGCATTTTCGTTGGCTTCTGCACCCGAATTGCAGAGAAACAAATCGTAGTCATTGCAGCCTGATAGTTCGCCCAGTTTTTCTGCCAATTCTATTTGCAGCGGATTTTGTACTGAATTGGAGTAAAATCCCAATTTGGCGACTTGCTCCGAAATTTTTTGGACATAGTGTGGATGGCTGTGTCCTATCGAAATAACGGCATGACCACCATAAAAATCTAAGTATTGATTGCCTTCTTTGTCAAAGACATAGCAACCTTCTCCCTTGATGGGTTCGATGTCAAATAATGGATATACGTCGAAAAGATTCATGTTTTCTTTTTTGATTTATTTTAGTGAAACTTTGGCAACGGTTGGAAACCTTGCCAACAGTTGAACGATGCTCACTCCAACTGTTGCCAAAATTGGAAATTGTTGGCAAAGTTTCCGTTCCTGTTTAAAAAGCGACCGCCTTCAATCCCAATCCCGCCGTTTCCTCCAATCCAAACAGCAAGTTCATATTCTGAACAGCCTGACCAGATGCGCCCTTCAATAAGTTGTCAATCATGCTAATAATCAACAAAATACCGTTGTGCTTCTCCAAATACAAAATGCCCTTATTGGTATTCACCACCTGCTTCAAATGCGGATTCGATTCGCTTATCCACACAAAAGGATGGTCTGCATAATATTTCTCAAAAAGTGCTTTCGCCTCCTCCAATGTTCCTTCAAATTCGGTGTAAACCGTTGCCATGATTCCCCTCGAAAAATTGCCACGAACGGGAATAAAGTAGAGTTCTTGGTCAAAAG
This window of the Chitinophagales bacterium genome carries:
- a CDS encoding N-acetylornithine carbamoyltransferase: MNHFTSIKDVPNLQNLLQTAFEVKRSPFADTNLGFGRTLGLIFFNSSLRTRLSTQKAAQNLGLNAIVLNINEDAWKIETEDGVIMDGDKAEHIKDAAAVIGGYCDIIGIRSFATFEDKTKDYQDFVQSQFQKYAGVPIVSLESATRHPLQSFADLITIEEHKTTAKPKVVLTWAPHPRALPQAVANSFTEWMKVADVDLTITHPHGYELANEFSEGVKVEYDQAKVFEGADFVYAKNWSSYSDYGKILHRELDWTVTADKMALTNNGKFMHCLPVRRNVVVADAVIDSANSLVLAQAKNRVVSAQTVLKTMLEGMF
- a CDS encoding aminotransferase class III-fold pyridoxal phosphate-dependent enzyme encodes the protein MNLFDVYPLFDIEPIKGEGCYVFDKEGNQYLDFYGGHAVISIGHSHPHYVQKISEQVAKLGFYSNSVQNPLQIELAEKLGELSGCNDYDLFLCNSGAEANENALKLASFQTGKTKIIAFEKAFHGRTSAAVNITDNPKIKAPINKTFEAELHEWGNLDTVADSLLEGDVCAVIIEGIQGIGGIQVPKLDFLVGLSRLCKMHDVVLILDEIQSGYGRSGKFFAYQYADIQPDLITIAKGMGNGFPIGGVLIHPKFEAKYGLLGTTFGGNHLACAAGIAVLDVLKQENLVENAAKTGEYLMVQLKEIEGIKEVRGRGLMIGLEFDYPVGDLRKQLLFEEKLFTGSASNPNVIRLLPPLTITERVADIFVGILSKVLETSFVN